In Streptomyces chartreusis NRRL 3882, the following are encoded in one genomic region:
- a CDS encoding cyclophilin-like fold protein, which translates to MQTPPSLQIRISWPAGHLTAALDDTPTTKALAKALPFVSTARTWGKEVYFDTGVSVSRETGAREVVEPGTVAFWTDGDALALPYGPTPISQGDECRLASPCNVLGRIDGDPGVLATVRDGDPVRVELLDA; encoded by the coding sequence ATGCAGACACCGCCATCACTACAGATACGGATCTCCTGGCCGGCGGGGCATCTCACCGCCGCTCTCGACGACACCCCGACCACCAAGGCCCTCGCCAAGGCACTGCCCTTCGTCTCGACCGCACGCACTTGGGGCAAGGAGGTGTATTTCGACACAGGGGTGTCTGTTTCACGTGAAACAGGGGCCAGGGAGGTAGTCGAGCCGGGCACGGTCGCCTTCTGGACCGACGGCGACGCCCTCGCCCTCCCCTACGGACCCACGCCTATCTCGCAGGGCGACGAGTGCCGCCTCGCAAGCCCGTGCAACGTCCTGGGCCGCATCGACGGCGACCCAGGAGTGCTCGCGACGGTGCGGGACGGCGACCCCGTGCGCGTGGAACTCCTGGACGCCTGA
- a CDS encoding cytochrome ubiquinol oxidase subunit I codes for MDLALAPETLARWQFGITTVYHFLFVPLTISLAALTAGLQTAWVRTEKEKYLQATKFWGKLFLINIAMGVVTGIVQEFQFGMNWSDYSRFVGDVFGAPLAFEALIAFFFESTFIGLWIFGWDKLPKKIHLACIWMVSIGTILSAYFILAANSWMQHPVGYRINEAKGRAELTDFWLVLTQNTALAQVFHTLTAAFLTGGAFMVGIAAFHLVRKKHVPVMKTSLRLGLVTVVVGGLLTAVSGDVLGKIMYQQQPMKMAAAEALWDGEKPAPFSVFAIGDVDKGHNKVAIEIPGLLSFLAKDDFTSYVPGINDVNKAEQEKYGPGDYRPNIPVAYWGFRWMIGFGMTSFAIGLAGLWLTRKKFLLPQHLRVGEDEVPHLVLLPKKALGPTLTKWYWRIAILTLGFPLIASSWGWIFTEMGRQPWVVYGVLQTRHAVSPGVSQAEVITSMIVFTTLYAILAVVEVKLLVKYVKAGPPELTEADLNPPTKIGGDSRDADKPMAFSY; via the coding sequence GTGGACCTGGCTTTGGCGCCGGAGACCCTGGCGCGATGGCAGTTCGGCATCACCACCGTCTACCACTTTCTGTTCGTCCCCCTGACGATCTCGCTGGCCGCCCTGACGGCCGGGCTGCAGACCGCCTGGGTGCGGACGGAGAAGGAGAAGTACCTCCAGGCGACGAAGTTCTGGGGCAAGCTCTTCCTGATCAACATCGCGATGGGTGTGGTCACCGGCATCGTGCAGGAGTTCCAGTTCGGCATGAACTGGTCCGACTACTCGCGCTTCGTCGGTGACGTCTTCGGTGCGCCGCTCGCCTTCGAGGCCCTGATCGCCTTCTTCTTCGAGTCCACCTTCATCGGCCTGTGGATCTTCGGCTGGGACAAGCTGCCCAAGAAGATCCACCTGGCCTGCATATGGATGGTCTCGATCGGCACGATCCTGTCGGCCTACTTCATCCTCGCGGCCAACTCCTGGATGCAGCACCCGGTCGGCTACCGGATCAACGAGGCGAAGGGGCGGGCCGAGCTCACCGACTTCTGGCTGGTGCTGACCCAGAACACCGCGCTCGCCCAGGTCTTCCACACGCTCACCGCGGCCTTCCTGACCGGTGGCGCCTTCATGGTCGGCATCGCCGCCTTCCACCTGGTCCGCAAGAAGCACGTCCCCGTGATGAAGACCTCGCTGCGGCTGGGCCTCGTCACCGTCGTCGTCGGCGGACTGCTCACCGCGGTCAGCGGTGACGTCCTCGGCAAGATCATGTACCAGCAGCAGCCGATGAAGATGGCCGCGGCCGAGGCGCTGTGGGACGGCGAGAAGCCGGCGCCCTTCTCGGTCTTCGCCATCGGCGACGTCGACAAGGGGCACAACAAGGTCGCCATCGAGATTCCCGGCCTGCTGTCCTTCCTCGCGAAGGACGACTTCACCTCGTACGTGCCCGGCATCAACGACGTCAACAAGGCCGAGCAGGAGAAGTACGGGCCCGGCGACTACCGGCCCAACATCCCCGTCGCCTATTGGGGCTTCCGCTGGATGATCGGCTTCGGCATGACGTCCTTCGCCATCGGTCTGGCCGGACTGTGGCTGACCCGTAAGAAGTTCCTGCTGCCGCAGCATCTGCGGGTGGGTGAGGACGAGGTGCCGCATCTCGTGCTCCTGCCGAAAAAGGCCCTCGGTCCGACCCTCACCAAGTGGTACTGGCGCATCGCGATCCTCACCCTGGGCTTCCCGCTGATCGCCAGCTCCTGGGGCTGGATCTTCACGGAGATGGGCCGCCAGCCGTGGGTCGTCTACGGCGTGCTCCAGACCCGGCACGCGGTCTCCCCCGGTGTCTCCCAGGCCGAGGTCATCACGTCGATGATCGTCTTCACCACGCTGTACGCGATCCTCGCCGTCGTCGAGGTCAAGCTGCTGGTCAAGTACGTCAAGGCGGGCCCGCCGGAGCTCACCGAGGCCGACCTCAACCCGCCCACGAAGATCGGCGGCGACTCCCGTGACGCCGACAAGCCGATGGCCTTCTCGTACTAG
- the cydB gene encoding cytochrome d ubiquinol oxidase subunit II, which produces MELHDVWFVLIAVLWTGYFFLEGFDFGVGVLTKLLARNRPEKRVLINTIGPVWDGNEVWLLSAGGATFAAFPEWYATLFSGFYLPLLLILVCLIVRGVAFEYRAKRPEENWQRNWETAIFWTSLIPAFLWGVAFGNIVRGVKIDQDFNYAGGVLDLLNPYALLGGLVTLALFTFHGTVFVGLKTVGEIRERARKLALRVGLVTALLALAFLLWTQSDRGDGASLVAAVVAVVSLVVAMVAARARREGWAFALSGLTIVATVAMLFLTLFPNVMPSTLNPDWSLTVTNASSSPYTLKIMTWCAAIATPVVLVYQGWTYWVFRKRIGTQHIAETVH; this is translated from the coding sequence ATGGAACTGCACGACGTCTGGTTCGTCCTGATCGCCGTCCTGTGGACCGGCTACTTCTTCCTGGAGGGCTTCGACTTCGGGGTCGGTGTGCTCACGAAGCTGCTCGCCCGCAACCGGCCCGAGAAGCGGGTGCTGATCAACACCATCGGCCCCGTCTGGGACGGCAACGAGGTGTGGCTGCTGTCGGCGGGCGGTGCCACCTTCGCCGCCTTCCCCGAGTGGTACGCCACGCTCTTCTCCGGCTTCTACCTGCCCCTGCTGCTCATCCTGGTCTGTCTCATCGTCCGGGGTGTGGCCTTCGAGTACCGCGCCAAGCGACCCGAGGAGAACTGGCAGCGCAACTGGGAGACGGCGATCTTCTGGACCTCGCTGATCCCGGCGTTCCTGTGGGGTGTGGCCTTCGGCAACATCGTGCGGGGCGTGAAGATCGACCAGGACTTCAACTACGCCGGCGGCGTCCTGGACCTGCTCAACCCGTACGCGCTGCTGGGCGGTCTGGTCACGCTGGCGCTGTTCACCTTCCACGGGACGGTCTTCGTCGGGCTCAAGACGGTCGGGGAGATCCGGGAGCGGGCGCGGAAGCTGGCACTGCGCGTCGGGTTGGTGACCGCCCTGCTGGCTCTCGCCTTCCTGCTGTGGACGCAGTCCGACCGGGGCGACGGGGCATCGCTCGTCGCGGCGGTCGTGGCGGTGGTGTCGCTCGTCGTGGCCATGGTCGCGGCACGGGCGAGGCGTGAGGGCTGGGCGTTCGCCCTGTCGGGGCTCACCATCGTGGCCACGGTGGCGATGCTCTTCCTGACGCTGTTCCCGAACGTCATGCCGTCGACGCTGAACCCGGACTGGAGCCTGACGGTCACCAACGCCTCGTCCAGCCCGTACACGCTGAAGATCATGACCTGGTGCGCGGCGATCGCCACTCCGGTCGTGCTGGTCTACCAGGGCTGGACGTACTGGGTGTTCCGCAAGCGGATCGGTACGCAGCACATCGCCGAAACTGTGCACTGA
- the cydD gene encoding thiol reductant ABC exporter subunit CydD has product MKPIDPRLLRYARATRVFLVAVVALGAVGAGLVIAQAMLIAEVVVGAFQHRMAVSELGTPLLLLVAVAVGRALVGWLTELAAHRASAAVKSELRGRLLERSAQLGPGWLSGQRTGSLVALATRGVDALDDYFSRYLPQLGLAVVVPVAVLARIVTEDWVSAAIIVGTLPLIPVFMVLIGWATQSRMDRQWRLLSRLSGHFLDVVAGLPTLKVFGRAKAQAESIRRITGEYRHATMRTLRIAFISSFALELLATISVALVAVTIGMRLVHGEMDLYIGLVILILAPEAYLPLRQVGAQYHAAAEGLAAAEEIFEVLETPVPASGSGAVPAGALAFEGVTVRYPGRSAEAVSDVSFTVEPGETVALVGPSGAGKSTLLHVLLGFVPPAEGRVRVGGADLADVDLEQWRSRIAWVPQRPHLYAGTIAENVRLARPEADDDAVRRALRDAGALEFVEALPEGADTVLGEDGAGLSAGQRQRLALARAFLADRPVLLLDEPTAALDGATEAEVVAAVRRLAAGRTVLLVVHRPALLGVADRVVRLAEPETAAVPVASAAVRIPGTVSVEAELPSAVSPTEPGSSPASDGVLARVRAMSGARRGRLGLALLLGSLALGSAVGLMATSGWLISRASQQPPVLYLMVAVTATRAFGIGRAVFRYAERLVSHDAVLRMLADTRVAVFRRLERLAPAGLRRTRRGDLLSRLVADVDALQDYWLRWLLPAGAAVVVSAASVGFTAWLLPEAGAVLAAGLLAAGAGVPLVTGAVARRAEHRLAPARGVLATRVADLLTGTAELTVAGALPARTTQAREADGALTRIASRAATATALGDGLTALISGLTVTAAALVGAQAVAAGRLDGVTMAVVVLTPLAAFEAVLGLPLAVQYRQRVRRSAERVYEVLDAPEPVAEPAQPRQAPASPFPVAVKGLAARHAGQDRDALAGLDLILEEGRRVAVVGPSGSGKTTLAQVLLRFLDADAGSYTLAGVDAYALRGDDVRRLVGLCAQDAHLFDSSLRENLLLAKKDATEDDLRAALGRARLLDWAGGLPDGLDTLVGEHGARLSGGQRQRLALARALLADFPVLVLDEPAEHLDLPTADALTADLLAATEGRTTLLITHRLAGLEAVDEVIVLDQGRVVQRGAYAELVAVDGPLREMAEREAASQSLVAAP; this is encoded by the coding sequence GTGAAACCGATCGATCCGCGTCTGCTCCGGTACGCCCGTGCCACCCGAGTCTTCCTGGTGGCGGTCGTCGCCCTGGGCGCCGTCGGGGCGGGGCTGGTCATCGCGCAGGCGATGCTCATCGCCGAGGTGGTGGTCGGCGCGTTCCAGCACCGTATGGCGGTGTCCGAACTCGGCACTCCCCTGCTGCTGCTGGTCGCCGTCGCGGTCGGCCGGGCGCTGGTCGGCTGGCTCACCGAGCTCGCCGCGCACCGGGCGAGCGCGGCGGTGAAGTCCGAGCTGCGGGGGCGGTTGCTGGAGCGTTCCGCTCAGCTGGGACCGGGTTGGCTGAGCGGGCAGCGGACCGGTTCGCTGGTGGCTCTGGCCACGCGGGGTGTCGACGCCCTCGACGACTACTTCTCGCGGTATCTGCCGCAGTTGGGTCTCGCGGTGGTCGTGCCGGTGGCGGTGCTGGCGCGGATCGTCACCGAGGACTGGGTGTCCGCGGCCATCATCGTGGGCACCTTGCCGCTCATTCCGGTCTTCATGGTGCTGATCGGCTGGGCCACCCAGTCCCGGATGGACCGCCAGTGGCGGCTGCTGTCGCGGCTGTCGGGTCACTTCCTGGACGTCGTCGCGGGGCTGCCGACGCTGAAGGTCTTCGGGCGGGCCAAGGCGCAGGCCGAGTCGATCCGGCGGATCACCGGCGAGTACCGGCATGCGACCATGCGGACGCTGCGGATCGCCTTCATCTCCTCCTTCGCGCTGGAGCTGCTCGCGACGATCTCCGTGGCGCTGGTCGCCGTGACGATCGGCATGCGGCTGGTGCACGGCGAGATGGACCTGTACATCGGCCTGGTCATCCTGATCCTGGCACCCGAGGCGTATCTGCCGTTGCGGCAGGTCGGGGCGCAGTACCACGCGGCGGCGGAGGGGCTCGCCGCGGCCGAGGAGATCTTCGAGGTTCTGGAGACGCCCGTTCCGGCGTCGGGTTCCGGGGCCGTGCCGGCGGGTGCGCTGGCTTTCGAGGGAGTGACCGTCCGCTACCCGGGGCGATCGGCCGAGGCCGTGTCGGACGTGTCCTTCACCGTCGAGCCCGGGGAGACGGTCGCGCTGGTCGGGCCGAGCGGTGCCGGCAAGTCGACGCTGCTGCACGTCCTGCTGGGATTCGTACCACCGGCCGAGGGGCGGGTGCGGGTCGGGGGAGCCGACCTCGCCGACGTGGACCTGGAGCAGTGGCGGTCCCGGATCGCGTGGGTGCCGCAGCGGCCGCATCTGTACGCCGGGACGATCGCCGAGAACGTACGGCTGGCACGGCCCGAGGCCGACGACGATGCCGTACGGCGGGCGCTGCGGGACGCCGGGGCGCTGGAGTTCGTGGAGGCGCTGCCCGAGGGGGCGGACACCGTGCTCGGCGAGGACGGGGCCGGGCTGTCCGCCGGGCAGCGGCAGCGGCTCGCGCTGGCCCGGGCCTTCCTCGCGGACCGGCCCGTGCTGCTGCTCGACGAGCCGACGGCGGCGCTGGACGGGGCCACCGAGGCCGAGGTCGTGGCGGCCGTACGGCGGCTCGCGGCCGGGCGGACGGTGCTGCTGGTGGTGCACCGGCCGGCGCTGCTGGGGGTGGCGGACCGGGTGGTGCGGCTGGCGGAGCCCGAGACCGCCGCGGTGCCTGTCGCGTCCGCCGCTGTCCGGATTCCAGGAACGGTCTCCGTCGAGGCCGAGCTTCCCTCCGCGGTCTCTCCGACGGAGCCCGGCAGCTCGCCCGCTTCGGACGGTGTCCTCGCGCGGGTCCGTGCCATGTCCGGTGCCCGGCGCGGGCGGCTGGGACTCGCCCTGCTGCTCGGGAGCCTCGCGCTCGGGAGTGCCGTGGGGCTCATGGCCACCTCCGGGTGGCTGATCTCGCGGGCCTCGCAGCAGCCGCCCGTGCTGTATCTGATGGTGGCGGTGACGGCGACGCGCGCCTTCGGGATCGGGCGGGCCGTGTTCCGGTACGCCGAGCGGCTGGTCTCGCACGACGCCGTGCTGCGGATGCTGGCGGACACCCGGGTCGCGGTGTTCCGCCGGCTGGAGCGGCTGGCGCCCGCCGGGCTGCGCCGGACTCGCCGGGGTGATCTGCTGTCCCGGCTGGTCGCGGACGTGGACGCGTTGCAGGACTACTGGCTGCGGTGGCTGCTGCCGGCCGGGGCGGCCGTCGTCGTGTCGGCGGCGTCCGTCGGTTTCACGGCGTGGCTGCTGCCCGAGGCCGGGGCCGTGCTCGCGGCCGGACTGCTGGCCGCGGGGGCGGGGGTGCCCCTCGTCACGGGCGCCGTCGCGCGGCGGGCCGAGCACAGGCTGGCGCCCGCCCGCGGCGTGCTCGCGACACGGGTGGCCGATCTGCTCACCGGAACCGCGGAGCTGACCGTCGCCGGTGCCCTGCCCGCGCGGACAACCCAGGCACGCGAGGCAGACGGCGCACTCACCCGGATCGCGTCGCGCGCCGCCACCGCGACGGCACTCGGCGACGGGCTCACCGCGCTGATCTCCGGCCTGACCGTCACTGCCGCCGCCCTGGTCGGCGCACAGGCGGTCGCGGCAGGGCGGCTGGACGGCGTGACCATGGCCGTCGTCGTCCTCACCCCGCTGGCCGCCTTCGAGGCCGTGCTCGGGCTGCCGCTCGCCGTGCAGTACCGGCAGCGGGTGCGCCGGAGCGCCGAGCGGGTGTACGAGGTGCTGGACGCCCCGGAGCCGGTGGCGGAGCCTGCGCAGCCCCGGCAGGCTCCCGCGTCGCCGTTCCCGGTCGCCGTCAAGGGGCTGGCCGCGCGGCACGCGGGGCAGGACCGGGACGCGCTCGCCGGGCTGGACCTGATCCTCGAAGAGGGCCGCCGGGTCGCCGTGGTCGGACCCTCCGGCTCCGGCAAGACGACCCTGGCGCAGGTGCTGCTGCGCTTCCTCGACGCGGACGCGGGTTCGTACACGCTGGCGGGCGTGGACGCGTACGCGTTGCGCGGGGACGACGTACGAAGGCTCGTCGGGCTGTGCGCGCAGGACGCGCACCTCTTCGACAGCTCGCTGCGCGAGAACCTGCTGCTCGCGAAGAAGGACGCCACCGAGGACGACCTGCGTGCCGCGCTCGGGCGGGCCCGCCTGCTGGACTGGGCCGGCGGCCTGCCCGACGGGCTCGACACGCTCGTCGGCGAGCACGGGGCGCGGCTGTCGGGAGGACAGCGGCAGCGGCTGGCGCTGGCCCGGGCGCTCCTCGCCGACTTCCCCGTCCTGGTCCTCGACGAACCCGCCGAACACCTGGACCTGCCGACCGCCGACGCGCTCACCGCCGACCTGCTGGCCGCCACCGAGGGCCGCACGACCCTGCTCATCACACACCGGCTGGCGGGTCTGGAGGCGGTGGACGAGGTCATCGTGCTGGACCAGGGACGTGTCGTGCAGCGCGGGGCGTACGCGGAGCTGGTGGCCGTGGACGGGCCGCTGCGGGAGATGGCGGAGCGGGAGGCGGCGTCGCAGTCGCTGGTGGCCGCACCCTAG
- a CDS encoding M23 family metallopeptidase codes for MRSYRRLRLLVPVLLCALAVLAARPTAAHKEPGSGTGGDSGLSAEVARLYEEAAAATQAYEAGRREAEEQRARAQRAEELLEGQRRHIAALHEDLGRIARAQYRSSGGLPVAAQMFLADGPDDLMRGQHAFSQTNLAVNNAISKSRRAEARLAADEAKAAAHWQALEKRNTQLAGLKADIEQKLETARSRLQGQADASVAAGACRGAVRLDQPETGFTSAWVAPVETYELSASYGSGGARWSNRHTGQDFAVPIGTPVRAVGAGRVVKVSCGGAFGIEIVLEHAGGYYTQYAHLASVAVDQGEHVTPGQWIGQSGTTGNSTGPHLHFETRVTPEMGSSVNPVSWLTARGVLL; via the coding sequence ATGCGCTCATATCGCCGTCTTCGGCTGCTCGTTCCGGTTCTGCTGTGTGCGCTGGCGGTTCTCGCGGCCCGGCCGACCGCGGCGCACAAGGAACCCGGGAGCGGCACCGGCGGGGACTCGGGACTCAGTGCCGAGGTGGCGCGGCTGTACGAGGAGGCCGCGGCGGCGACGCAGGCGTACGAGGCGGGGCGCCGAGAGGCCGAGGAGCAACGGGCCAGAGCCCAGCGGGCCGAAGAACTCCTGGAGGGTCAGCGGCGGCACATCGCGGCCCTGCACGAGGACCTGGGCAGGATCGCCCGTGCCCAGTACCGCTCCAGCGGTGGGCTGCCGGTGGCCGCGCAGATGTTCCTCGCCGACGGCCCCGACGACCTGATGCGAGGCCAGCACGCCTTCTCGCAGACGAACCTCGCCGTGAACAACGCGATCTCCAAGAGCCGCCGGGCCGAGGCACGGCTCGCCGCCGACGAGGCCAAGGCCGCGGCCCACTGGCAGGCGCTGGAGAAGCGGAACACGCAACTCGCCGGTCTCAAGGCGGACATCGAGCAGAAGCTGGAAACGGCACGCTCGCGGCTCCAGGGCCAGGCGGACGCCTCGGTCGCCGCCGGAGCGTGCCGTGGGGCCGTGCGGCTCGACCAGCCGGAGACGGGGTTCACCAGTGCCTGGGTCGCGCCCGTGGAGACGTACGAGTTGTCCGCGTCGTACGGCAGCGGCGGTGCGCGGTGGTCGAACCGGCACACCGGGCAGGACTTCGCCGTGCCGATCGGCACGCCGGTGCGGGCCGTGGGTGCGGGCCGGGTGGTGAAGGTGTCCTGCGGGGGTGCCTTCGGCATCGAGATCGTGCTCGAGCACGCGGGCGGCTACTACACGCAGTACGCCCATCTCGCGTCCGTCGCGGTCGACCAGGGGGAGCACGTCACCCCCGGCCAGTGGATCGGCCAGTCGGGCACCACGGGCAACTCCACCGGACCGCACCTGCACTTCGAGACCAGGGTCACGCCGGAGATGGGCTCGTCCGTGAATCCGGTGTCATGGCTGACGGCTCGCGGGGTGCTGCTCTGA
- a CDS encoding Cof-type HAD-IIB family hydrolase, whose amino-acid sequence MRDNGRVTSATRQPETAAETVPPRLIATDLDGTLLRDDKSVSPRTVAALAAAEEAGIEVFFVTGRPARWMDVVSDHVHGHGLAICGNGAAVVDLHGGPGAHRFVKVRELERANALDAVRLLRDAAPGTVYAVEQTYGFYQEPAYPKLHMEIPDSLAPAEELLSPDHRAAAEPVLKILAYHPEMDPDAFLTLARLAIGDRANVTRSSPSALLEISGPGVSKASTLALCCAERGISHEQVVAFGDMPNDVEMLTWAGRSYAMGNAHPDVIAAASGRTVANNEDGVAVVIEQLLTELP is encoded by the coding sequence ATGCGGGACAATGGCCGGGTGACCTCAGCGACCCGACAGCCCGAGACCGCGGCCGAGACCGTCCCGCCGCGGCTGATCGCCACCGACCTCGACGGCACGCTGCTGCGCGACGACAAGTCGGTGTCCCCCCGCACGGTGGCCGCCCTGGCAGCCGCCGAGGAGGCGGGCATCGAGGTCTTCTTCGTCACCGGCCGCCCGGCCCGCTGGATGGATGTCGTCAGCGACCACGTGCACGGCCACGGCCTGGCGATCTGCGGCAACGGCGCCGCCGTGGTCGACCTGCACGGCGGCCCCGGTGCCCACCGGTTCGTGAAGGTCCGGGAGCTGGAGCGGGCGAACGCGCTGGACGCCGTACGGCTGCTGCGTGACGCGGCTCCGGGCACGGTGTACGCGGTGGAGCAGACGTACGGCTTCTACCAGGAACCGGCCTATCCGAAGCTGCACATGGAGATCCCCGACAGCCTCGCCCCGGCGGAGGAACTGCTGTCGCCGGACCACCGCGCGGCCGCGGAGCCGGTGCTGAAGATCCTGGCGTACCACCCGGAGATGGACCCGGACGCCTTCCTGACCCTGGCCCGGCTCGCCATCGGCGACCGCGCCAACGTCACCCGTTCCAGCCCCAGTGCCCTGCTCGAGATCAGCGGCCCCGGGGTGTCCAAGGCCAGCACGCTCGCCCTGTGCTGTGCCGAGCGCGGCATCTCGCACGAGCAGGTCGTCGCCTTCGGTGACATGCCGAACGACGTCGAGATGCTGACCTGGGCGGGCCGGTCCTACGCGATGGGCAACGCCCACCCGGACGTGATCGCCGCGGCCTCGGGACGGACGGTCGCGAACAACGAGGACGGCGTGGCGGTCGTGATCGAGCAGTTGCTGACGGAACTGCCATAG
- a CDS encoding LLM class flavin-dependent oxidoreductase, with amino-acid sequence MSLRLSTVILPYRRWQEGGRAAWTRAEQLGFHTAYTYDHLSWRSFRDGPWFGAVPTLTAAATITDQLRLGTLVTSPNFRHPVTLAKELISLDDISGGRVTLGIGAGGSGFDATALGQEPWTPRERADRFAEFVPLLDRLLSEDAVSYEGDFYSAHEARNIPGCVQRPRLPFAVAATGPRGMRLAARYGQAWVTTGDPKLYENGTPEQSVQAIRGQAEKLADICAEIGRDMTDLDKVLLTGFTPDRGGPLQSLDAFVDFAGRHMELGFTDIVVHWPIPDSPFAADEKAFEQIAMEAPAQLR; translated from the coding sequence ATGAGTCTGCGTCTGAGCACCGTGATCCTCCCCTACCGTCGCTGGCAGGAAGGCGGCCGTGCGGCCTGGACGCGTGCCGAGCAGCTCGGCTTCCACACCGCGTACACCTACGACCATCTGTCGTGGCGCAGCTTCCGGGACGGCCCCTGGTTCGGTGCCGTACCGACCCTCACCGCCGCCGCGACCATCACCGACCAGCTGCGGCTGGGCACGCTGGTGACCTCGCCGAACTTCCGGCACCCGGTGACGCTCGCCAAGGAGCTGATCTCCCTCGACGACATCTCCGGCGGGCGGGTCACGCTGGGCATCGGCGCGGGCGGCTCGGGCTTCGACGCCACCGCGCTCGGCCAGGAGCCGTGGACCCCGCGGGAGCGCGCCGACCGCTTCGCCGAGTTCGTCCCGCTGCTCGACCGGCTGCTCAGCGAGGACGCGGTGTCGTACGAGGGCGACTTCTACTCGGCACACGAGGCACGGAACATCCCCGGCTGTGTGCAGCGCCCCAGACTGCCGTTCGCGGTGGCTGCGACCGGGCCGCGCGGGATGCGGCTCGCCGCCCGGTACGGGCAGGCGTGGGTGACCACCGGCGACCCCAAGCTGTACGAGAACGGCACTCCTGAACAGTCGGTTCAGGCCATTCGCGGGCAGGCGGAGAAACTCGCCGACATCTGCGCCGAGATCGGCCGGGACATGACCGACCTCGACAAGGTCCTGCTCACCGGATTCACCCCGGACCGCGGAGGACCGCTCCAGTCCCTGGACGCCTTCGTCGACTTCGCCGGCCGGCACATGGAGCTGGGCTTCACGGACATCGTGGTCCACTGGCCCATCCCCGACTCGCCCTTCGCGGCGGACGAGAAGGCCTTCGAGCAGATCGCCATGGAGGCGCCGGCGCAGTTGCGCTGA
- a CDS encoding RNA 2'-phosphotransferase — MDERRTVKVSKYLSKHLRHQPERIGLTLDEGGWVEIDTLIAAATAHGFRFTRSELDHVVATNDKRRFAVEGTRIRASQGHSVAVDLGLPTATPPAYLYHGTVARNLDAIRAEGLRPMDRHAVHLSSDRETATRVGARRGRPVVLAVDAGAMHRDGHVFQVSANGVWLTQAVPPRYLRFPEPH; from the coding sequence ATGGACGAAAGACGCACCGTCAAGGTGTCGAAGTACCTCTCGAAGCATCTGCGGCATCAACCGGAACGGATCGGGCTCACGCTCGACGAGGGTGGCTGGGTCGAGATCGACACACTGATCGCCGCAGCCACCGCCCATGGCTTCCGGTTCACCCGTTCCGAGCTGGACCACGTCGTCGCCACCAACGACAAGCGGCGTTTCGCCGTCGAGGGCACCCGGATCCGTGCCAGCCAGGGCCACAGCGTCGCGGTCGACCTCGGGCTGCCGACGGCGACTCCGCCCGCGTACCTCTACCACGGCACCGTCGCCCGCAACCTGGACGCGATCCGGGCCGAGGGGCTCAGGCCGATGGACCGGCATGCCGTGCACCTCTCGTCCGACCGCGAGACGGCGACCCGCGTCGGTGCCCGCCGTGGCCGGCCGGTCGTGCTGGCCGTGGACGCGGGCGCGATGCACCGCGACGGTCATGTCTTCCAAGTGAGCGCGAACGGCGTGTGGCTCACCCAGGCCGTACCGCCGCGCTATCTGCGCTTTCCCGAGCCTCACTGA